One Euphorbia lathyris chromosome 1, ddEupLath1.1, whole genome shotgun sequence DNA segment encodes these proteins:
- the LOC136210561 gene encoding uncharacterized protein isoform X2, with protein sequence MNFGWEESNRYNPWNQNVQSSLFRVTHPTRYEPLAKETRFQSNANVNFTHLMSHKLSRDCPGKHYKLQKRPLDLQLSADEFINHVEELPKNGNAWNCLEDPRGLEDLKLSLSIGGDGNKVGGSTRNFLMKKTYSYSHNVIDLEESDDRISGYAKSGPSLDSAFLEICPKGEHEMQELAISEPFLPTGVKKIPSVDIAESNSFQEYSECCQEQTNSSNEVRDEVPSNDHSSKMHQLVSCQGLLDLNKVHQDDSSCCSDDRVCAYPSLKSSEGGVNGSITDGTCPTMFQKREVSEPRNGTSPLLEKGKTVNLALLDLNCEYMDEDIRTQNSENNSACNSVVTLVGPEPTLRFSAGMREDLGSFSDGHKNDTVGLKPKRAREVSCERSEEDAPFSCADQSQNSLQVGQGNSSPASCRSYCISDNDSTNGKTLQSGITSDVSDKYTKTNLGSQVADGVNGEHDQRTSDSSHLQNECYNSKGEAAELEFSIQQAAELLIHMSLVDSACGQDSNAKLGSKEAENKKRERPQYSFDSFELNTLNLTESSLDDDAVSSKPFEVDNTEAKKFGLKLRRGRRMKDFQKEILPSLASLSRQEILEDINVMDGVLRSREYRKNRAKMVTCGENWSPPIRSRRSRVNYGGRRNYS encoded by the exons GTGAACTTTACACATTTAATGAGCCATAAGTTGTCAAGAGATTGCCCGGGTAAACATTATAAGCTTCAGAAGAGGCCCCTTGATCTTCAACTTTCCGCTGATGAATTTATTAACCATGTTGAGGAGCTTCCAAAAAACGGAAATGCTTGGAATTGCTTAGAAGATCCTAGAGGTCTAGAGGACCTGAAGCTTTCCCTCAGCATTGGTGGGGATGGCAATAAGGTGGGAGGTTCAACGAGGAATTTTTTGATGAAGAAAACTTATTCCTACTCTCATAATGTGATCGATTTGGAAGAATCAGATGACAGGATATCGGGTTATGCAAAATCTGGACCTTCTCTTGACTCTGCTTTTCTAGAAATTTGTCCCAAAGGTGAGCATGAAATGCAAGAGTTGGCCATCTCGGAACCATTTCTTCCAACTGGCGTGAAGAAAATTCCATCAGTTGATATTGCAGAAAGTAATTCTTTTCAAGAATACAGTGAATGTTGTCAAGAGCAGACAAACTCTTCGAATGAAG TTAGAGATGAGGTTCCATCTAATGATCATTCGTCCAAAATGCACCAGTTGGTTTCATGCCAAGGTCTATTGGACCTTAACAAAGTTCACCAGGATGACTCTTCTTGTTGTTCGGATGATCGTGTGTGTGCCTATCCATCATTAAAAAGCTCAGAAGGTGGAGTAAATGGAAGCATCACGGATGGAACTTGTCCAACCATGTTCCAGAAAAGGGAAGTCAGTGAGCCTCGAAATGGAACTTCTCCCCTACTTGAAAAAGGTAAGACTGTAAATCTTGCTCTTCTGGATTTGAACTGCGAATATATGGACGAAGACATAAGGACCCAAAATTCTGAGAACAATAGTGCGTGCAATAGCGTGGTGACCCTTGTAGGTCCAGAGCCCACTCTCAGGTTCTCAGCAGGCATGCGTGAAGATCTTGGTAGCTTCAGTGATGGTCACAAGAATGACACTGTTGGATTAAAGCCAAAACGAGCTAGAGAAGTCAGTTGCGAGAGGAGTGAGGAGGATGCACCTTTTTCATGTGCGGATCAAAGTCAAAATTCATTGCAAGTAGGACAAGGAAACAGTTCTCCGGCCTCATGCAGGTCCTATTGCATCTCTGATAATGATTCGACCAATGGGAAGACGCTGCAGTCTGGCATTACATCTGATGTTTCCGataaatatacaaaaaccaacTTAGGATCTCAAGTTGCTGATGGCGTCAATGGTGAGCATGATCAAAGAACTTCAGACAGCAGTCACTTGCAAAATGAATGCTACAACAGCAAAGGAGAAGCAGCTGAATTAGAATTTTCGATCCAGCAAGCAGCTGAATTGCTCATCCATATGTCATTGGTGGATTCAGCATGTGGTCAAGATTCCAACGCCAAGTTGGGATCCAAGGAGGCGGAAAATAAGAAGAGAGAGAGACCACagtattcttttgattcgttTGAATTAAATACTTTAAATCTAACTGAAAGCAGTCTGGATGACGATGCTGTTTCATCAAAGCCGTTCGAAGTGGACAACACTGAGGCAAAAAAGTTTGGACTTAAGTTGAGACGGGGAAGAAGAATGAAAGATTTCCAGAAGGAGATATTGCCAAGTCTTGCATCTCTTTCTAGACAAGAAATTCTTGAGGATATAAACGTCATGGACGGAGTTTTAAGATCAAGAGAATATCGAAAGAACCGAGCGAAGATGGTAACTTGTGGAGAAAACTGGTCTCCACCAATAAGAAGTAGAAGGTCAAGGGTTAACTATGGCGGAAGAAGAAATTATTCATGA
- the LOC136210561 gene encoding uncharacterized protein isoform X1: MNFGWEESNRYNPWNQNVQSSLFRVTHPTRYEPLAKETRFQSNANVNFTHLMSHKLSRDCPGKHYKLQKRPLDLQLSADEFINHVEELPKNGNAWNCLEDPRGLEDLKLSLSIGGDGNKVGGSTRNFLMKKTYSYSHNVIDLEESDDRISGYAKSGPSLDSAFLEICPKGEHEMQELAISEPFLPTGVKKIPSVDIAESNSFQEYSECCQEQTNSSNEAVRDEVPSNDHSSKMHQLVSCQGLLDLNKVHQDDSSCCSDDRVCAYPSLKSSEGGVNGSITDGTCPTMFQKREVSEPRNGTSPLLEKGKTVNLALLDLNCEYMDEDIRTQNSENNSACNSVVTLVGPEPTLRFSAGMREDLGSFSDGHKNDTVGLKPKRAREVSCERSEEDAPFSCADQSQNSLQVGQGNSSPASCRSYCISDNDSTNGKTLQSGITSDVSDKYTKTNLGSQVADGVNGEHDQRTSDSSHLQNECYNSKGEAAELEFSIQQAAELLIHMSLVDSACGQDSNAKLGSKEAENKKRERPQYSFDSFELNTLNLTESSLDDDAVSSKPFEVDNTEAKKFGLKLRRGRRMKDFQKEILPSLASLSRQEILEDINVMDGVLRSREYRKNRAKMVTCGENWSPPIRSRRSRVNYGGRRNYS; encoded by the exons GTGAACTTTACACATTTAATGAGCCATAAGTTGTCAAGAGATTGCCCGGGTAAACATTATAAGCTTCAGAAGAGGCCCCTTGATCTTCAACTTTCCGCTGATGAATTTATTAACCATGTTGAGGAGCTTCCAAAAAACGGAAATGCTTGGAATTGCTTAGAAGATCCTAGAGGTCTAGAGGACCTGAAGCTTTCCCTCAGCATTGGTGGGGATGGCAATAAGGTGGGAGGTTCAACGAGGAATTTTTTGATGAAGAAAACTTATTCCTACTCTCATAATGTGATCGATTTGGAAGAATCAGATGACAGGATATCGGGTTATGCAAAATCTGGACCTTCTCTTGACTCTGCTTTTCTAGAAATTTGTCCCAAAGGTGAGCATGAAATGCAAGAGTTGGCCATCTCGGAACCATTTCTTCCAACTGGCGTGAAGAAAATTCCATCAGTTGATATTGCAGAAAGTAATTCTTTTCAAGAATACAGTGAATGTTGTCAAGAGCAGACAAACTCTTCGAATGAAG CAGTTAGAGATGAGGTTCCATCTAATGATCATTCGTCCAAAATGCACCAGTTGGTTTCATGCCAAGGTCTATTGGACCTTAACAAAGTTCACCAGGATGACTCTTCTTGTTGTTCGGATGATCGTGTGTGTGCCTATCCATCATTAAAAAGCTCAGAAGGTGGAGTAAATGGAAGCATCACGGATGGAACTTGTCCAACCATGTTCCAGAAAAGGGAAGTCAGTGAGCCTCGAAATGGAACTTCTCCCCTACTTGAAAAAGGTAAGACTGTAAATCTTGCTCTTCTGGATTTGAACTGCGAATATATGGACGAAGACATAAGGACCCAAAATTCTGAGAACAATAGTGCGTGCAATAGCGTGGTGACCCTTGTAGGTCCAGAGCCCACTCTCAGGTTCTCAGCAGGCATGCGTGAAGATCTTGGTAGCTTCAGTGATGGTCACAAGAATGACACTGTTGGATTAAAGCCAAAACGAGCTAGAGAAGTCAGTTGCGAGAGGAGTGAGGAGGATGCACCTTTTTCATGTGCGGATCAAAGTCAAAATTCATTGCAAGTAGGACAAGGAAACAGTTCTCCGGCCTCATGCAGGTCCTATTGCATCTCTGATAATGATTCGACCAATGGGAAGACGCTGCAGTCTGGCATTACATCTGATGTTTCCGataaatatacaaaaaccaacTTAGGATCTCAAGTTGCTGATGGCGTCAATGGTGAGCATGATCAAAGAACTTCAGACAGCAGTCACTTGCAAAATGAATGCTACAACAGCAAAGGAGAAGCAGCTGAATTAGAATTTTCGATCCAGCAAGCAGCTGAATTGCTCATCCATATGTCATTGGTGGATTCAGCATGTGGTCAAGATTCCAACGCCAAGTTGGGATCCAAGGAGGCGGAAAATAAGAAGAGAGAGAGACCACagtattcttttgattcgttTGAATTAAATACTTTAAATCTAACTGAAAGCAGTCTGGATGACGATGCTGTTTCATCAAAGCCGTTCGAAGTGGACAACACTGAGGCAAAAAAGTTTGGACTTAAGTTGAGACGGGGAAGAAGAATGAAAGATTTCCAGAAGGAGATATTGCCAAGTCTTGCATCTCTTTCTAGACAAGAAATTCTTGAGGATATAAACGTCATGGACGGAGTTTTAAGATCAAGAGAATATCGAAAGAACCGAGCGAAGATGGTAACTTGTGGAGAAAACTGGTCTCCACCAATAAGAAGTAGAAGGTCAAGGGTTAACTATGGCGGAAGAAGAAATTATTCATGA